In a single window of the Neodiprion virginianus isolate iyNeoVirg1 chromosome 1, iyNeoVirg1.1, whole genome shotgun sequence genome:
- the LOC124305666 gene encoding uncharacterized protein LOC124305666 isoform X2, with product MHKDIRYGSFRLIRLSSVMEESVLPELPRFRGFESYSKFLTFLRSSVEDMLTRRALVYTVEQPSIARSFSSGPTILDTDELEEFLESGRSSEARLLHKKKKKTLSVILPLLILLKIIKLKLILLPILIGVHFIKKILIIGALAITSILANLKYCRLPPANHHPVAYSAWSTAAETPMDFTATGHEDDGWSQKIDVMATHEPIVASIQRHPYRAYLPILKQQQIHNTV from the exons ATGCACAAG GATATCCGCTACGGGTCTTTCCGGTTGATTCGATTATCCTCAGTGATGGAGGAATCCGTTCTTCCTGAACTTCCGAGATTCCGAGGGTTCGAAAGTTACTCAAAGTTTTTGACTTTCTTGCGATCCAGTGTCGAGGACATGTTGACCCGTCGAGCATTGGTTTATACCGTGGAGCAGCCTTCGATCGCGAGGAGCTTTTCGTCCGGGCCAACGATCCTGGACACGGATGAGCTGGAAGAATTTCTCGAAAGCGGAAGATCGTCTG AAGCTCGCTTGCTgcacaagaagaagaaaaagacgcTCTCGGTTATTTTGCCGCTGCTTATCCTCCTGAAGATCatcaagttgaaattaatattgttACCGATTTTGATCGGTGTGCACTTCATTAAGAAAATCCTCATTATCGGAGCTCTTGCAATAACGTCGATCCTCGCCAATCTTAAATACTGCAGGCTTCCTCCGGCGAATCACCACCCAGTTGCCTACAGTGCCTGGTCTACAGCTGCCGAAACACCGATGGATTTTACAG CCACCGGGCATGAGGATGATGGCTGGAGTCAGAAAATTGACGTGATGGCTACGCATGAGCCGATTGTCGCCAGCATTCAACGGCATCCGTACCGAGCGTATTTGCCAATTTTAAAACAACAACAGATTCATAACACAGTGTAA
- the LOC124305666 gene encoding uncharacterized protein LOC124305666 isoform X1 — MRHHGTSSSRCHRKAFPFVFARSSLGCTIFLLCCLNLSIICGLESSNASYVDECRLDCARLREPFSCGKFRAVQWLHNLTMHKDIRYGSFRLIRLSSVMEESVLPELPRFRGFESYSKFLTFLRSSVEDMLTRRALVYTVEQPSIARSFSSGPTILDTDELEEFLESGRSSEARLLHKKKKKTLSVILPLLILLKIIKLKLILLPILIGVHFIKKILIIGALAITSILANLKYCRLPPANHHPVAYSAWSTAAETPMDFTATGHEDDGWSQKIDVMATHEPIVASIQRHPYRAYLPILKQQQIHNTV; from the exons ATGAGGCATCACGGAACGTCATCCTCACGCTGTCACAGAAAAGCATTTCCATTCGTATTTGCACGCAGTAGCTTGGGGTGCACGATATTTCTACTTTGCTGCTTAAATTTGTCGATCATATGTGGTTTAGAGTCATCCAATGCAAGTTACGTCGATGAATGCAGACTCGATTGCGCGAGACTCCGGGAGCCCTTCTCGTGCGGAAAATTCAGAGCTGTTCAATGGCTTCACAACCTAACCATGCACAAG GATATCCGCTACGGGTCTTTCCGGTTGATTCGATTATCCTCAGTGATGGAGGAATCCGTTCTTCCTGAACTTCCGAGATTCCGAGGGTTCGAAAGTTACTCAAAGTTTTTGACTTTCTTGCGATCCAGTGTCGAGGACATGTTGACCCGTCGAGCATTGGTTTATACCGTGGAGCAGCCTTCGATCGCGAGGAGCTTTTCGTCCGGGCCAACGATCCTGGACACGGATGAGCTGGAAGAATTTCTCGAAAGCGGAAGATCGTCTG AAGCTCGCTTGCTgcacaagaagaagaaaaagacgcTCTCGGTTATTTTGCCGCTGCTTATCCTCCTGAAGATCatcaagttgaaattaatattgttACCGATTTTGATCGGTGTGCACTTCATTAAGAAAATCCTCATTATCGGAGCTCTTGCAATAACGTCGATCCTCGCCAATCTTAAATACTGCAGGCTTCCTCCGGCGAATCACCACCCAGTTGCCTACAGTGCCTGGTCTACAGCTGCCGAAACACCGATGGATTTTACAG CCACCGGGCATGAGGATGATGGCTGGAGTCAGAAAATTGACGTGATGGCTACGCATGAGCCGATTGTCGCCAGCATTCAACGGCATCCGTACCGAGCGTATTTGCCAATTTTAAAACAACAACAGATTCATAACACAGTGTAA